One stretch of Eupeodes corollae chromosome 2, idEupCoro1.1, whole genome shotgun sequence DNA includes these proteins:
- the LOC129948506 gene encoding 3 beta-hydroxysteroid dehydrogenase/Delta 5-->4-isomerase type 3 — MAVNETVLVIGGSGFLGQHFIKLLFQFKDELEIKEIRSLDKEPFTNKIGDFDTSELVTFIGDICEPETLSPAFIGVDTVFHCAAYVNIQYPPNYDELERVNVDGTRSVVDMCVKNNVKRLLYTSCASVCLIPFKGSTFSIIINQTESKAKTPVFNTQKSPIDFDKGFLIPGYSSSKLRAETIVLNTSGTTLSNQTDYLHTVAIRPPLTYGEGDNHFVPAVFKFLLKRGKVYPRIAGSGGKQQLAYAGNVAWGHICAYKTLKSKPKAIAGLPVFITDDTPINDMARFIQKMGNATGTLKFKTSFWYIPHFIFYFLAFLTEMFIKASNPLFNYKLNYSLRAIASFTASVLLFNRLRADIHIDYEPLFDEKKSLEQSGKWYNKWYQEYMQN; from the exons atggCCGTCAATGAAACTGTTCTTGTCATCGGTGGAAGTGGTTTTCTGGgacaacattttataaaattactttttcaatttaaggaCGAGCTAGAAATAAAAGAGATTCGGTCTTTAGATAAAGAGCCcttcacaaacaaaattg GGGATTTTGATACTTCCGAATTGGTCACATTCATTGGTGATATATGTGAACCCGAAACTTTATCACCAGCCTTCATTGGTGTAGACACTGTATTTCACTGTGCCGCGTACGTGAACATTCAATACCCTCCAAATTATGATGAACTTGAACGCGTTAATGTTGACG gtACGCGGTCCGTAGTTGATATGTGCGTGAAAAATAACGTCAAGCGATTGTTGTACACGAGCTGCGCATCTGTTTGTTTGATCCCATTCAAAGGCAGCACTTTTTCCATTATAATAAATCAGACTGAGTCCAAGGCCAAGACGCCTGTTTTTAATACACAAAAATCACCGATAGATTTTGATAAGGGATTTCTTATACCAGGGTACTCATCGTCTAAATTAAGAGCTGAAACAATAGTGCTAAACACATCAGGAACTACATTAAGCAATCAAACAG ATTACCTTCATACGGTTGCAATACGCCCACCACTTACATATGGAGAAGGCGATAATCATTTTGTGCCTGcagttttcaagtttttgttaaaaaggggCAAGGTTTACCCGAGAATTGCTGGTTCAGGGGGAAAACAGCAATTGGCCTATGCAG GAAACGTTGCATGGGGACACATTTGtgcttataaaactttaaaatcaaaGCCGAAAGCAATTGCAGGCCTTCCAGTTTTTATAACAGATGACACTCCTATAAATGATATGGCTAGATTTATACAGAAAATGGGAAATGCTACCGGTACACTTAAGTTCAAGACAAGTTTTTGGTACATACCACACTTCATTTTTTACTTCCTTGCATTTCTAACTGAAATGTTCATTAAGGCATCAAATCCTTTGTTCaattataaacttaattattcCCTTCGGGCAATAGCCTCGTTTACAGcatcagttttattatttaatcgtTTACGGGCCGACATACACATTGACTACGAACCACTTTTTGATGAGAAAAAGTCATTAGAACAAAGTGGAAAATGGTATAATAAATGGTACCAAGAGTACATGCAGAATTAA